In Fragaria vesca subsp. vesca linkage group LG1, FraVesHawaii_1.0, whole genome shotgun sequence, the sequence GCATCCCCCGGCTTACATTTGATCTTCAACTGAGCGATGTAATTCCGGTCCAGTGTGGGGTCTGTGTCTCCTTTACCGGTGAAATTGTATAGACGATTGGAGAATGATGAGCAGTGAGATGTCCCAATGGTGTGTCCTCCTAGTTAGAATCAAAGGAGCTCGAGTGAATTTAAGTTTCTTGAAGCATAAGAAAAGGAACAATGAATAACAGATGTTGAACAAAATATATTGATCACTACCTGATAGGACCACTAGGTCTTTAACAGTTAGACCCTTTGAAGCAAACATTCCTTTGAGCTGAGCTATGTTAGCAAAGGGAGGTGGTAAGCCTGTCAAGGCTTCCGAGGCTATTGACACTCTTCCATCTCTTCGTCCGGTAGGAACTTCCCAATATGGACCATGAAGCTAGAAGAAAAATAAATGGCTATTTTAGTTTCTTGTTAAACAAACTTCTGAAAGAAAAAAAAAAGCGAATTATGTGGATGAACATGTTTTGGTACCATTAAGACTGCGTCGCGGGCTACTAGGGCCAAGATATCAGCACAAGAAACAACACCAGGGCACGCCTTTTCTACTGCATATTTTACAGCATCTATGACTTGGAACCCTCTTAAGCTTTGGTTTGGGATTGCGTCTCGCTCGGCTTGATTTTTTGCTGTTGATTTCAATAGCACAGAGCCATCACAACCCTGCAAGATTAACCAAAATTTAATAAGCAGGAACTCCTCAAAATGAATGTAGTACTCAATAATTGAATGTCATGCACCTAATAAAAACACAATGGTACTTCTAATGGTGTTTATTGCATTATAAATATTCTTCAATCATACTTATTTGTGTATGCAAGACAAAAACTATTGCAGCCAGTTAAATACATACCCTAACAAAACAATCATGGAAATGCATTCTTAACAGAGGAGCAGCAAGAGTTGGTGTCCGAGATACGTAGTAATAGGTAGTGTAATGGACAATATCCTCTAAATGTGGGCATGTATACTTGTAGAACCCAACTTGCAGTGCATTAGTAGTGGAGTCTAAGGCAAACAGAACAAGCAGGAGTTGAAGTGAAATAAACCAGACAAGCTTTTGAGTATGAGCCATTGTCTTTAGGAAGACGTAGAGAACAATTTAGATGTGAGATATGATGCTATAAGATATATGTCTGGCTTTTATAGCACTTCTAAGGCCTTTGAATTGTCTTCAACAAACTGTACCATAGTATTTTATAAATTTTGTTTATAGTTCTTGAAAGTTGAAACGATAAGACATGGAGCACGAGTTGACAACTCCCCCTATCAAAATATAATAAGAATGGTGATAGAGATGAGAAAATATAATCAGGGTTATATAGAGTCATATATAGATGAGGAAAGATAAGCTTCACCAACCCAGTTTCTAAGAAAATAGGTATTTTCAGTTGCTGTAATCCACAAATGTCTTTAATTTCGATTTTCTGAAAGAGCAAAGCCTTTTAAGAAATGAGTACGTACAGATTTGATAGGATGAAACTTTGAGTCTGTTTCTCAACTTATTAGCCTTTAAATTTCCCCATATATGTGTTTCACCTTTGTCCTATAACTTGTGCGCATCATAGATTTTACAGTAAACAGAAACATCAGAAGTTTCAAAAGATAAAAGTTGAAGGTAACTATTTGACGAAAGAGCAAGGGAAACAAAGCAGCAATATTGTTGGGGGATTTGGGGGAGTAAGGAAAGTCGAACTAAATTTGTTTGATGAAATACAGAAGTGCATTGCAGGAAGCAATTGAAAGAATCAAGAATATTCACAACTTGTTTTTCCAGTACAACATAATATGATATCCAAGCCAGATCAATAATAAGTATTTAGCTAAAAATACATGTTGACCTTCACCCCCTGAATAACATGCATGCTCGTCTGAACAAATGAGATTCTAAATTTAATAAACACTGTTTGCATTTAACAATCTTTTCCATGAAGTCAATGAAATTATTTCAAGACACTCATCAAACATAGATATTCTAGTTATGATCATCAAGGATTGATTGCTCACTGTGGTTCGTGAAAAGACAATTGCCTTCTGGAGGATAAAATGACATCATCCTACAGAAAGATCAGGTCTAAAATTTTCGCCAAGATATAGGCAACTCCATCAATCAAGAAGATTAAATTACACGCTTAATTGTTCAGCGCATTCTAGCAAATACCTATATTTAAGACATGAGGAAACATCCTGTTCCATTTCTGGGAATATGATACTTGCGCAGAGCAAGTATAATATTCCAGTTGGTTCAAAATGAACAGCACGAAGGCTTGAATGAATCTGAAAACAAAGTCAAAGATTGACAGGCATCAATCTAATGTAACTTGCAGGTTATATATCTATATGTACAGCCATTGATGACCTAGCAATATTCTCAAAGGATATATCTATATATTGTTTCTAAGATAGGAAACGTTGATGGCATACAGTATTCTTTGTACAAAGTCTCAGAATTTGGTAACAGCTGCTATTGCGAACCCATGACTCTGAGTTCATCACTAAAATATTTGTAGTTGGCTGATAATTGGCCAGCTCCAACCAATACGCGGCTTCCGAATCACCAAACTGTAAGATCAAAAAGAAAAACTGAGTTTTTGACCAAAAAAGAAAGGATTTAGTTGTTGTATATATTCTGATGCTTCCCATGCCTTTCCGGTTTTTCTCAGGAGCTTGTTCCTGGTGGTTTTGAACTTTTGATGGGGTTTAGAAACTTGTATTCCTTGTTTGTTATTTGTTTTTATTAACCTGTTGTTAGCCAAAAACAAAAAACTGTAAGATCAAAAATAAATTAACAATCATCGCACCGTGTTAAGGACATATTTAACTCGTTGAATCATCAAAACTACATGTAGTTGTATATCAGTGTCAGTAGTGTCAATTTACTACTGATGAACTTCAAATTCTCCCTCCCTGCTCAACTATTTTTCCTTTTTCTTTTTTCTGTTATAAGATTCAGTGTCCTCTCAGAAACGCGGAAAAAAAATATAAAGAAAAAAAGAAAAAGAAAAAGGGATCTTGGTTCAGTTTTAGCATCGTCAGTCCAGAGTTTGGTTAGATATTTTGACAGTGGTAACTAATTTCTGAATCCTGGCAATCATCTTGCTTAGTTGTGCTGCCAACTAGCAGTGTATACTTCATGACTAAAAGTGCACATTATCAGAGTTGAGAATACATACCAAATGAATTCCACATACAAATGGTATGATGAGAATACTCGTATGTTTTACATGACTCTGGGATCTAAATTTTATCCATCAATTCTGAACTTAAAAGCCGGTCTGGGAGAAATAAGTTTCAACCAATTTCATGTTTGGCTGGCACATAAAAGCACAAAACCCATCTTTTTACCTCCAGTGTTCTTATTCTTATTTTTCATACCCTTACAGAGCAAGGAAAAAACTAAATCAGTCACACAATGAGAGTCATCATTATTGATACCTGGGGACATGCATTCACCATAGAAGTGGGTCTGAAAGAACCTGTTCTGGACATCAAAAGGAAGGTGGAACAATTCTTGGGTGTCCCCGCGGCTTCACAAACCCTTGCAGTGTCTGAATGGGAGTTAGAAGACGGACTAGACATGGAAGATTATCCAATTGTCACTGAAGGTACGAAAATTAATCTCACCATCAAATGTATGGAACCTCATGTAAATCAGTCCAGTAAGATTCAGATTATCGTAAAATCTTCAACAGCACAACATCAGTTAGAGGTATTCAAAACAGAGACAGTTGGTAGTCTTAAAGAAAAAATCCACATTATTGAAGGTACACCAATCAAAAGAATTTCACTCTTCTTTTCTGGAATTGAGTTGGAAGAAGATTTTCGCAAATTAAGTGAGTACGGGATATGCGAATTTTCTGAGATTGCTTTGTTCCTCAAGACCATGAATTGTCTCAGAGACGGCCCTCCCTCAAGAAGACTGAGTATAGTGGTACAAACTTCCTCGAGTTTACTTAATTCAGCAAGTATTCCTTTGAAAATGGAGGATTCAAGCACAGTTAATGACTTGAGGCTGTTACTTTTGAGCAGTAAATTTCTTCCTGCTGATGATTATTTGTTCATACACAAGCAGAGGACCATGCGTGATAATTGTAGCCTCAAGTGGCATGGTGTAGAAGATGGAGATTCTATATATGTATTTAAAGGGACTGTCTATCGCAGTGGATATTAATATGCAAGAAGAGTAAAGTGGAAAAGCTGAAAATCAAATTTTGAACTAGTTATAATAGAAAACCTATAGAAGAGTA encodes:
- the LOC101310548 gene encoding peroxidase 27-like, which translates into the protein MAHTQKLVWFISLQLLLVLFALDSTTNALQVGFYKYTCPHLEDIVHYTTYYYVSRTPTLAAPLLRMHFHDCFVRGCDGSVLLKSTAKNQAERDAIPNQSLRGFQVIDAVKYAVEKACPGVVSCADILALVARDAVLMLHGPYWEVPTGRRDGRVSIASEALTGLPPPFANIAQLKGMFASKGLTVKDLVVLSGGHTIGTSHCSSFSNRLYNFTGKGDTDPTLDRNYIAQLKIKCKPGDANTLVEMDPGSFKTFDEDYYTLVAKRRGLFQSDAALLDDIETKTYVTTQAITHGATFAKDFAASMVKMGNIGVLTGKNGEIRKQCAFVN
- the LOC101310830 gene encoding polyubiquitin 12-like; its protein translation is MRVIIIDTWGHAFTIEVGLKEPVLDIKRKVEQFLGVPAASQTLAVSEWELEDGLDMEDYPIVTEGTKINLTIKCMEPHVNQSSKIQIIVKSSTAQHQLEVFKTETVGSLKEKIHIIEGTPIKRISLFFSGIELEEDFRKLSEYGICEFSEIALFLKTMNCLRDGPPSRRLSIVVQTSSSLLNSASIPLKMEDSSTVNDLRLLLLSSKFLPADDYLFIHKQRTMRDNCSLKWHGVEDGDSIYVFKGTVYRSGY